The Xenopus tropicalis strain Nigerian chromosome 1, UCB_Xtro_10.0, whole genome shotgun sequence DNA segment ACTGAGCAAGTGCAGTTGTACATATCTGTAGTGAATATAATCACCTGGGTGTACGAGCCCTTCAGGGGCAAGACTCCTGCCCCTTTCCCACACTCCCGGGACTCACCTGCAGCCCGTGAAGACATGATTGGCCCACGCCATGGAGTAGGCAAGAAGCCGGTCCAACTCCTTGTGGTTGGTCTCAGGCAGTGGCGGGATCTCTCCTTCCCCGCACACATCGCGCAGGTTCCGGAGAATGAATTCCCTGCGGTGTTGCCACCACTTGTCCGACTCGCACTCCCCGCGAACACGCTCCAGCCAGGCGGCAGTCTCAGGGTTCTGGCCCAGGAACTCGCTCACCTCGCACTCAGACCCCATGTCCGGCACGGATACAGGGAGCCCCAAGGGGCACAAATGCCGTGCGGATCCAACAAGTTTAGCAACAACGATACCTTCAACTACTGTTTTACAATCAAGGAACCGCTGACCCGGAAGTTGCTCTCACACTTACGCCGTGACGTATGGCGCCTCAGTCATGTGACCAAGATGGCTTGTACGTGTACGTACTGAGGGAAGATGTACCACAGACAGATAATATACGGAGAGAAGGGAAACCGTGGCTTTCTGCAACAGATGTCAGTAGGGCCCGGGAATGCCTCATTTCGAAAACTTCAATTGTGAGGGGATTGAACACGGAGGGAATGTTAATTTCGCCAAATGTTGGCTCCGTAGTTAAATGTTAAGCACAGGGTCGAGttataagaattatttttttaattatgtaacaGTCCAATTAGATCATGACTTTAGTTCAAAGTTTTGCATTGCATTTGTGTAGTGACAGCCATGTTCTGAAATACTCTTcttaaaatcccacaggaatgaataaaacatgggtgcgtttttatgtattttatattccagtttctcattcattcaaaccactacctggttgctagggtaatttgggccctagcaaccatattgcTGCTAAAATTTCAGTTGCTGGTTATAAAGCGAAATAATTCGAAAACCGCAAATAAACAATGACCACCAATTGCAAGTTAATCATGCCATGAAAGTGAGGtatgtatgttacccaaccactcagattgtaagctctacggggcagggacctccttcctactgtgtctcataccacatggcacttatatatatatatatatatatatacatatatgtatttattgtatttatttattatatcactcgtcctccctgtgtgtaattttgtattctgtaagactgtacagcgctgcgtacccttgtggcactttataaataaagttatacatacatacaatgtggAAGGcggaggaagtgatgtcatgtgcaACACGTGAGTGACTTCACCTCTGGCCACGCATGATGTCAGTACCACATGTCGCAGCCGTGTACTCTCTCACCCCCCCAGCTCCatcaggctgatgccacacgtagcgtttttacgctgcgttttttgtaattctctcagcggctgaaaaacgcccgatatcatcatccatagaaataacttgaaaagactcgaggcaaaccacacaaagcgtaaatacgttagaaaacgccttagcacggatttttcaagcgttggctgaaatacaccagtatttgtaaagcaagctattcctatgtatacacaaaggtagctggcagacctagctgaaatacgcggtgttttttactatttcgcactattagcaccatgggaaatgggatttgctacgtcaccagttctaggctgaaaaacgccatagtcaggggctgtgtggcttgtgcggcgtttttaggctgagaaaaaacgcagcataaaaacgccacgtgtggcatcagcctcacCGGATTTCCACAGGCACTCTCCAACAGTGGCTGggggattttttattttatccccaaaaaaaagaaaatataatatataaaatgagaTATAACAAAATGCGAAAAGCTGCTGGATCTGCATTGTATGAATAATGTGTATATTTAATAGTAGGCAAAACGCTATAGGAACAGCTGACTGGCAgatggcgctgttgtttcaaTTTTACACTTTTAATTTgtagaaattagaaaaaaatattaatataaactgCTAAGATGCTCAGAAGAGCAAGAGAATTGTATGATCCTTATGATGGAATACCTTATTTGATTGATGTAAATGAGAAAATGTTCCAGAAGACACACAAATACACAGAAGTACTATTGAGAGCTTTTTAATGATTTTCAAGCTCAATGGACCTTAACTACAGGAAGTGGAATCACTTGGAACTAGAGATGCAGCAAAtccggatttggtttgggattcaggaCGAATCCAGGCTTTtcttgaaggattcggtttttggcaaatccacggtcccggccgaaccgaattcgaatcctaattagcataaatttg contains these protein-coding regions:
- the cdkn2aip gene encoding CDKN2A-interacting protein isoform X2, whose translation is MGSECEVSEFLGQNPETAAWLERVRGECESDKWWQHRREFILRNLRDVCGEGEIPPLPETNHKELDRLLAYSMAWANHVFTGCRYPLPVMEKVLKMAENIKVTDAPTHTTRDELVAKKG